From Saccharothrix espanaensis DSM 44229, the proteins below share one genomic window:
- a CDS encoding 5-oxoprolinase subunit C family protein codes for MTALDQARPARSVTVLRTGPQALVQDLGRPGHAHLGVPPSGALDPPSLRLANRLVGNPEDAAGLELLLGGLVLRAAASCTVAVTGPSTPTLVNGRLRDCPTHLRPGDELTVGTPRTGLRCYLAISGGIAVPAELGSRAADLLSGLGPPPLRPGDVLPLGPPTGVPTGADVLPPLRVADEVVVPILLGPRDDWFDDPLGQLRTGRWSASERSNRVGLRLDGTALARTAAHRGRELPSEGLVTGAVQVPADGRPVVFLADHPTTGGYPVVGVVPPDALPLLGQARPGTRVRFRPHG; via the coding sequence GTGACGGCGCTCGACCAGGCGCGACCCGCCCGGTCCGTCACGGTCCTGCGCACCGGGCCCCAGGCGCTGGTCCAAGACCTCGGCCGGCCCGGCCACGCGCACCTCGGCGTGCCGCCGTCCGGCGCGCTGGACCCGCCGTCGCTGCGCCTGGCGAACCGGCTGGTCGGCAACCCCGAGGACGCCGCCGGGCTGGAACTCCTGCTCGGCGGCCTGGTGCTGCGCGCCGCCGCGTCGTGCACCGTCGCGGTCACCGGCCCGAGCACGCCCACCCTGGTCAACGGCCGGCTGCGGGACTGCCCGACCCACCTGCGCCCCGGCGACGAGCTGACCGTCGGCACCCCGCGCACCGGCCTGCGCTGCTACCTCGCGATCTCCGGGGGCATCGCCGTGCCGGCCGAGCTGGGCAGCCGCGCCGCGGACCTGCTCTCCGGCCTCGGCCCGCCGCCGCTGCGCCCCGGCGACGTGCTGCCGCTCGGCCCGCCGACGGGGGTGCCGACCGGGGCCGACGTGCTGCCGCCGCTGCGCGTCGCGGACGAGGTGGTGGTGCCGATCCTGCTCGGCCCCCGCGACGACTGGTTCGACGACCCGCTCGGACAGCTCCGCACCGGCCGGTGGTCCGCGTCCGAGCGGAGCAACCGGGTGGGGCTGCGCCTGGACGGCACGGCGCTGGCCCGGACCGCCGCCCACCGGGGTCGCGAGCTGCCCAGCGAGGGGCTGGTGACCGGGGCCGTCCAGGTGCCGGCGGACGGCCGACCTGTGGTGTTCCTGGCCGACCACCCGACGACCGGCGGTTACCCGGTGGTAGGCGTGGTGCCGCCGGACGCCCTGCCGCTGCTCGGCCAGGCGCGGCCGGGAACCCGGGTCCGGTTCCGGCCACACGGCTGA
- the pxpB gene encoding 5-oxoprolinase subunit PxpB, whose protein sequence is MRLRRCGTDAVLVEVDSAGEVEAVRAAVQAAALPEVVELVPAARTVLVTARPGGLPAVRRVLAAVRSTDPVDVPTREVEIPAVYDGPDLDLVATTAGLTPDEVVALHTETVYSVAFCGFAPGFAYLTGLPEPLRQPRLDSPRTKVPAGSVGLAGEYTAAYPRSTPGGWRLIGRTDAPLFDPRHDPPALLSPGDRVRFRAVR, encoded by the coding sequence ATGCGGCTGCGGCGTTGCGGAACCGACGCGGTGCTGGTCGAGGTCGACTCGGCCGGTGAGGTGGAGGCGGTGCGCGCGGCGGTCCAGGCCGCGGCGCTGCCCGAGGTGGTGGAGCTGGTCCCGGCGGCCCGCACGGTCCTGGTGACGGCCCGTCCGGGCGGCCTGCCGGCGGTCCGACGGGTGCTGGCGGCCGTCCGGTCGACCGACCCGGTCGACGTGCCGACCCGCGAGGTGGAGATCCCGGCGGTCTACGACGGGCCGGACCTCGACCTGGTCGCGACCACCGCGGGCCTCACCCCGGACGAGGTCGTCGCCCTGCACACCGAGACCGTCTACTCGGTCGCGTTCTGCGGGTTCGCCCCCGGTTTCGCCTACCTGACCGGCCTGCCCGAACCGCTGCGCCAGCCCCGGCTGGACTCCCCGCGCACGAAGGTGCCGGCGGGCTCGGTGGGCCTGGCGGGCGAGTACACCGCCGCCTACCCGCGGTCCACGCCCGGCGGCTGGCGGCTCATCGGCCGCACCGACGCCCCGCTGTTCGACCCGCGCCACGACCCGCCCGCGCTGCTCTCGCCGGGCGACCGGGTGCGCTTCCGGGCGGTCCGGTGA